In the Populus trichocarpa isolate Nisqually-1 chromosome 8, P.trichocarpa_v4.1, whole genome shotgun sequence genome, aaattagactttataatttgttttgatttacttcctataaaattattctaatctcataactcgggtcatgaatttgaaatgttaactcgggttaacccaagtcaatccaatatgttggtatgttaatattaaaaaaaaaaaaacttgaaatttttttgagtcaaattatattttacaagttTCTTTTGAACTTACAAAATCATCCCTATCATATTAGATTAATCTCCatgtaatttaaaatctaaaaaaaattaaaacattagcatatttaattttttttttaacttttataaaagaaattaatgcgTATCACCAGTGAATTATGTAATCAGGAATTGATTCGGAGCGCAATAATTCGTTTCAAAAGTTGCATCTGATCGGCCCCAGTCATCCTCTCTCTAGATTTGGTTGTGTCGGGTATATTCCACGCGTTTCTACGCTCATCCTGAAGCctttttattaaactatttgCTCCACTTTACTCCAATAATTTATTCCACAGTCTTGCATTTGTTTTATTCTCGTTTCTCCATTCTTccatttgtttaatatttttgctGGTAAAACGAGCCACCTGTCAGCTGATAGTCGAGTTTAAAATATCTTCTTGTGCTTGTGTATGATTGGCTTTTGGTATGATGCGGTGGATAGCCATCTACCCTACACCTGTCATTGTCAATCTAGGGCAAACAGTGTATCACCCTTGTGCATGTAGAAtgacaattaaacccaaaaatatCTGAAATATTCTCTTGATAGATATGAAACTGCAAGGATGGATCGCAAACGGAAAGTGGGCCTGGTGTGCCTATATATAATCTTGCAAGTTCGGATAGGTTAcatctatctcaattaattttttaaaattttaaaattaattttttaaaattaataattatataaatttttaataattttaaaacttgttaaattcaaactaatagtttataaaaagtaaatatataaCCTAATCAGTTAAGCTACATCGTCAGGGTTCgagatatattaattatttgaaagtaggtggaagatattttttaaaatgttttttatttaatactatattaaaattttatcttgaaatcatcgcattaaaactatttaaaaatataaaaattaatttaaaattaaaaaaatatttttttaaaaaaatacgacACAATTAAAATCCTAAATATAACTGTATTATTGAACCTTTTTGTAGGAAAAAAGAGTATTgaactttctttttaatttttctctgaCCTATTTAGATATTTAAGGTATAATAAAAAGATTCCATAACTTAGTAATAGTAATATGTATCTCCATCTCAAGAGAAGGTACAACTTCAAGCTccgaagaaaatgaaatataattagcTACAGCGCACCCTACGCTAATATGATTTTCAGGAATTTAATTTAaggtggtttttatttttttattttaaaagtattttaaaaaaaattaattttttttatttaattttttttaaattaatatatttttaatgattttagattattttgatgttgatatcaaaaataactttttaaaaataaaaaatattattttaatatattttcaaataaaaattaatcataatctTATTTCTAAATAGATACCATGTGTCGGAGTTGTATGTTCTTTTTTACCTTATTAAGGATGATGACGTTATTgacttattttttgttaattaaaattaactttttttttttttttttgtctaatcaaattttaaacaaaaggTTCAAATCTGAACTTTCAATCCCTCTTTAAACTCGAATGTTTCATGATAGCATTAAgatagttttaaataaaaaaatcaaatttttataaaaatatttttttaaccataaaaaataaaataggccgggatttttctttaatttttttccgtCGAAAGGTCACTGTCAGTTTTGCACTGAACAGTTTCATTGGTgcacaattaattttatttatttatttattattattattaagactGGTACTGCACGTATATAAGAGACACGAGGGTGGGTCTCataactccttttcttttttgcaattttcattttattcatcCATTTTTATgacctaaaaaaacatcaacggATGCCACTGTCCTGAAAACGAAAGCTAGCTGCAAACTCACACTTCATCCAGACTGGGTTCCATTCTCAGACACCACCATTACATCTCCATTACTCCAGACCGTTCCAGAACATTCCCATGGAGTCCCTATCTCATAATAACCGCGTCAAGAAAAACAACCCCATTATTAAATATTGATCCAGAATCTTCTATTGTTACAAAAACttgtaattaataataatattactatACTTGTAATATTCTTATATGGATGTTTGCTATTTGTTAATGTGGTTGAAAGATCTTTttcgaagttttttttattttattgattttgatgtctatatcattaaaaaaatattttaaaaaataacaattctatccttttctttttaaagtagtAATGACCATgacaacatataaaaaatgatatatatatcctgtagaatttttattttacttttagaatataaattttctaaattcaatatccaatcaataaaagaaataaaaaaatgataccaagttagaattttttttaaaacaattatataaaatctGGGTGagttatttttcataaacatATGATCTATTACCATTTATGTTCAAACACAATATAAATAATACGAGTTCTATATAGTAGCAATGACCATGACaacatataaacaaaattataataatataattaaattattaaacaattaattatattatatcacCACGGAACGCGCTGGAGAATACAACTAGTTATTTTTGTAAATCAATATTATTCCAACTAAAATTATACATCAGGATAGAACTTCCTTAGGTCTAGGTATTGACAAAACAAAAGCGTGCCAGGGGAGTACTTTCTCAAAGGAGAAATAAGTGATGTGGGGGCGAAGTATCTCACACTGtcattttttgcttcttttatgCCTTCGTCACCCGCTCAGGCTGCTGACTGTTGTGCTCTCATGCtttgaaaagaaggaaaaggccaaaaaaataatctcatcaGCTTATTTAAAGACTAACCGATCCATATAGCCTAAATTTCACACCTCTCTGGTTCCCCAGCTCCTTACACCTCCTTTGTGTTTTTCCATCAGTGTCATTCCTGCCTAGCACAAAGCTCCTACTAACTCCTAATCagtctctcttcctctcttttctgATTCTTAATTTCAAGAGTGATAGTTCCCATTTTCAATAGCTTTCTCAAATTTAGTTTACATATATATCCCTCACTGTATTCTTCTCAAGATTGGGCCTTTATACCAACTCAGTCTGCACATCGACCTGAAAAAAGAGAGACTACCTCAAATCTTGTCTTTATATCTCAGTGAGCTAGGTCGGTTTCCAAACCAGGAATCATCGCGGCCGAGAGATCAAAGGGGAGTTTACAGGATCTAGTTCAAGTACATACTCATCAGGCATGGCATCTACAGCTATTCCACAACCAATGGAGGGACTCCGTGACTCGGTTCCTCCACCATTTCTCACCAAAACTTATGATATAATAGAAGATGCAAGCACAAACCATATTGTTTCTTGGAGTAGAGGTAACAACAGCTTTATTATTTGGGATCCCCAAGCCTTTTCCACGAGTCTCCTCCCTAGATACTTCAAGCACAACAATTTCTCTAGCTTTGTTAGGCAGCTTAACACATATGTAAGTACTTTTTCCTTATAACCTTCAGATTTATCAACTTAATTTAAGTAGGAAAACAATTAAGGGAGTGATGGATATTGGTTTTTTTGGATTAGTATCTTCCTGTAATTTTAAGTGGGCTCTCTTTCTAGATGTGACTCCTTGGTTTGTTCAAGAACATGCTAGAAATTCATagctttctcttttttttcaaaaaaaatatattattcttttcagaAAAGATCTAATCGGTCCCTTTTTTGtccaatttattaatttaatcggACATTTTGCTTGTTTGATATATAGTTTGAAAAGGGCCACTGCTGAGatcaaatacataaaataatatacaaagCTATTATTAGGTTGTTAAGCATTTGTAGTGTTTCCACATTTGGTTTGTTCAAAAAATTATGACTGTTTGATGAATGGAATGGAAGTTCATTAAAAACTCAACCTCTCTAAACCCCTGATAATTGCTCATAAATTTTAGTTCATCCCTTGTAGCTCTTGAAAACTGTTGTTGAGAGTGCAGATAGTACTAGCTTACAATTCATTTTTTGGTTATCTTAGCcttttttttggaattgatCAAAGAGGATGGGATTTGGATTGTGTAGGGGTTTAGAAAGGTTGATCCAGATAGATGGGAGTTTGCTAATGAAGGGTTTCTCAGAGGGAAAAAACATCTTCTCAAGAGTATTAGGAGGAGAAAAGCTCCTCAAACACTAACTTCTCAGGCTTGTGTTGAAGTTGGAACATTTGGACTGGATGGGGAAGTGAATCGATTAAGGCGAGACAAGCAAGTACTAATGGTGGAACTGGTGAAGCTTAGACAACAACAACAGACTACTAAAGCTTGCATTCAACTTATTGAACGAAAACTTAAAAGGACTGAGAATAAACAGCAACAGATGATGAGTTTCTTGGCTAGAGCAATGCAAAATCCCAACTTTGTGCAGCAACTAGCCCAACAAAAGGAAATgaggaaagaacttgaagaggcGATTAGTAAAAAGAGAAGGCGACCGATTGATCAAGGGCGTAGTAATTTTGAGGTTGCAGAATTCGGCCATGGCGAGGGAGTAGGAACATTTGTTAAGATTGAACATCAGGAGTTTGGTGATCTTTCTGAGTTTGACGATCTTTCTGAGTTTGACGTTCCAGAATTTCACAATCCGGCAATGAACATGCAAGGACTAAGTGAAAACCAACTGATCAACTTGGTGGAAGAACGTATTGAGAAAGGAGAAGAACATGGAAATAAAGGTAACGAAATTGATGAGGGTTTCTGGGAAGATTTATTGAACGAGGATATTATTGACGAAGAAATAGCAGTATTGGGTAGCGAAGGTGAAGACGAGGAAGATGTAAGCGTGTTGGTTGAACAGCTTGGTTACTTGGGTTCCAGTACAGAGTTGAGGACTTGAGATTGACTGCTGCTTATTCCTTGTTGCTTCGCTGGAGTAGGAAACTATtctaattatcaaactttttgGTTCTTGTGGGTTTGAGTCAGATAGCCTGGCTGACAAAAGCCGACTGTGTAGGGTTTGATTTGGTATTATTGATAGGAGACTGCCAGTAAATTTAAAACAGGAAGAATGTATTCCAAGAGGggaagcaatatatatatatatatatatatatatatatattgcagtCTTTTCTTCAGAAATAGATGCAGACGCATTCATTCTGGGATATTTTACAaatgatcattttcttttctaggtTTCGTTGAACATTAACTGATTTTATTAACTGATTATAATCACTTGTTCATCTCATCTCTTTAATTTGTCACTTAATTATGTGATCAATATTATTGACACCCAATTAGCTTGGAAAACCATGGTACAGCTTCAtgatcatcttattttttttttatcactagtCTTGTATCCAAACTTGATGATCTTACCCAGAGAAGGTTTTGGTTGTTACATATGGCTACTGGCTAGGACTTGATCATGTGTACATATACACATGAAATCACCGGTGAGCATGCAAGTTACCTGACAAGCTACCTAAAAAGCACAAGCTTGGAATAGTATCGAACTTGTTTactaaaagagaaaaggaatgaAAGCGTCAGAGTATTTTAATGTATACAGTTGGGTTGAGTTTGAATATATGATtgtattctatttaattttttatattttataaacagtaaatttgatctatttaaatatttttggatttaaacgTGTTAGATATATAGGGTTTCACTAATTTTTGTAGGGTTATATAGATATCTACATCTTGaatttatattgttaattttcatgAGTTTATATTTAGAGATGGACTTATAATATGACTATAAATGtcattagatttaatttttattccttgcactattattaaattttattaattacctTATTCTCTCCTCTAACAAaggcaaatattttttattatg is a window encoding:
- the LOC7467507 gene encoding heat stress transcription factor A-6b, encoding MASTAIPQPMEGLRDSVPPPFLTKTYDIIEDASTNHIVSWSRGNNSFIIWDPQAFSTSLLPRYFKHNNFSSFVRQLNTYGFRKVDPDRWEFANEGFLRGKKHLLKSIRRRKAPQTLTSQACVEVGTFGLDGEVNRLRRDKQVLMVELVKLRQQQQTTKACIQLIERKLKRTENKQQQMMSFLARAMQNPNFVQQLAQQKEMRKELEEAISKKRRRPIDQGRSNFEVAEFGHGEGVGTFVKIEHQEFGDLSEFDDLSEFDVPEFHNPAMNMQGLSENQLINLVEERIEKGEEHGNKGNEIDEGFWEDLLNEDIIDEEIAVLGSEGEDEEDVSVLVEQLGYLGSSTELRT